The following are from one region of the Polaribacter marinaquae genome:
- a CDS encoding peptidoglycan-binding protein LysM — translation MKNKILLISVIALFINATAIDKKKTKLKEITYNNKVTFPKHFNSDIFYLKKDFVAFKEAVAFKESQGKYATVNTLGYLGKYQFGRTTLQRFRIYNTQEFLNNPELQEKAFVALCKVNKWILRKDIKRSAGKTINGIKITESGILAAAHLSGAGNVKKFLRSNGSIRFSDAYGASIQSYLKKFSGYNVSIIKADKNAKV, via the coding sequence ATCAAAAATAAAATACTTTTAATCAGCGTAATAGCTCTTTTTATCAATGCAACGGCTATTGATAAGAAAAAAACTAAATTAAAGGAAATTACCTACAATAACAAGGTCACTTTTCCTAAGCATTTTAATAGCGACATCTTTTACCTTAAAAAAGATTTTGTTGCTTTTAAAGAAGCAGTTGCATTTAAAGAATCTCAAGGAAAATATGCAACAGTAAATACACTAGGTTATTTAGGTAAATATCAATTTGGTAGAACTACTTTACAAAGATTTAGAATTTACAACACTCAAGAATTTTTGAACAATCCAGAATTACAAGAAAAAGCATTTGTTGCTTTGTGTAAAGTTAATAAATGGATTCTTAGAAAGGATATTAAAAGATCTGCAGGAAAAACAATTAACGGAATTAAAATTACCGAATCGGGAATTTTGGCTGCAGCACATTTAAGTGGAGCAGGAAATGTAAAAAAGTTTTTACGAAGTAATGGTTCTATAAGATTTTCTGATGCTTATGGTGCTTCAATTCAATCTTATTTAAAAAAGTTTTCTGGCTATAATGTTTCTATTATTAAAGCAGATAAAAACGCTAAAGTTTAA
- a CDS encoding TusE/DsrC/DsvC family sulfur relay protein produces the protein MHLTNTHWDIISWIQELYKRKKEVTIEAITKTEIVNINELFDLFTDDAILVSTKIAGLPCLNKLKKTA, from the coding sequence ATTCACCTAACGAATACACATTGGGATATTATTTCTTGGATACAAGAACTATATAAGAGAAAAAAAGAGGTTACTATTGAAGCAATTACAAAAACTGAAATAGTAAATATAAATGAACTCTTCGATTTATTTACCGATGATGCGATTTTAGTTTCTACAAAAATAGCGGGATTACCTTGCTTAAATAAACTTAAAAAAACAGCTTGA
- the dapF gene encoding diaminopimelate epimerase, with amino-acid sequence MNLTFFKYQGTGNDFVMIDNRTKTFPKQNTDIISHLCNRNFGIGADGVILIEEDENSDFRMIYYNADGSETFCGNGGRCAVAFAKQLHIIDNKTNFVAVDGPHFAEIKNDIISIKMIDVDTIEVKKDSVFTYTGTQHHVELVDSLDNYPVFENGKKIRYSYNDPGSNVNFAEMIDDATFRVRTYEKGVENETLACGTGVTAVAISMHKIKKTNKTQINLPVEGGNLKVSFKENNGVYTDVYLKGPATFVFKGEIEV; translated from the coding sequence ATGAATTTAACTTTTTTTAAATACCAAGGTACCGGAAATGATTTTGTGATGATAGATAACAGAACAAAAACCTTTCCAAAACAAAATACTGACATAATTTCACATTTATGTAATAGAAATTTTGGTATCGGTGCAGATGGCGTTATTCTTATTGAAGAAGATGAAAATTCTGATTTTAGAATGATTTATTACAATGCCGATGGTAGTGAAACGTTTTGCGGAAACGGCGGTAGATGTGCTGTTGCCTTTGCTAAACAATTACATATTATTGATAATAAAACAAATTTTGTTGCTGTTGATGGACCTCATTTTGCTGAAATAAAAAATGACATTATTTCAATAAAAATGATTGATGTAGATACTATTGAAGTTAAAAAAGACTCAGTATTTACGTATACAGGTACACAACATCATGTTGAGCTAGTTGACAGTTTAGATAATTATCCTGTTTTTGAAAATGGCAAAAAAATTAGATATTCATACAACGATCCTGGAAGTAATGTCAATTTTGCAGAAATGATTGATGACGCTACTTTTAGAGTTAGAACTTATGAAAAAGGAGTTGAAAACGAAACTTTAGCTTGTGGTACAGGTGTAACTGCTGTTGCTATTTCAATGCACAAAATAAAGAAAACAAATAAAACCCAAATAAATTTACCCGTAGAAGGTGGTAACTTAAAAGTGTCATTTAAAGAAAACAATGGAGTTTATACGGATGTTTACTTAAAAGGTCCGGCAACTTTTGTTTTTAAAGGAGAAATTGAAGTTTAA
- a CDS encoding trypsin-like peptidase domain-containing protein has protein sequence MKKAFSFLGMAILGGALTLGGYKMLFDKDQIVERTLNPIETVRTNYTPTYKSTGTVESTTDFTIAAESTVHAVVHVKNTAVRTQVNPWIERFYGGGSGTRKFEQVGTGSGVIISPDGYIVTNNHVIDGASNLEITLNNQKKYPAKLIGTDAANDIALLKIEADIDLPYVPFADSDTIKIGEWVLAVGNPYNLTSTVTAGIVSAKGRDLEGNRNIESFIQTDAAVNPGNSGGALVNTRGELIGINTAISSKTGSFIGYSFAVPSNIAKKIIDDILEFGQVQQAILGINVDAEFKEEGVRIDAVSDGSGAKKAGLKEGDIIKKVNNVKISKFSELRGQLTAKRPGDEVILTVERDGELINKNVKLTKKDTFISSSINIILKDITKAEKRKFNIENGVKIVRNGNKNLIYYGVKEGFIITKINKKPVTNADQVSQLLDSSLGKGQPLYIEVINLEGEKERYVFRY, from the coding sequence ATGAAAAAAGCATTCAGTTTTCTAGGTATGGCAATTTTAGGAGGAGCACTTACTTTAGGTGGTTATAAAATGCTATTCGATAAAGACCAAATTGTAGAAAGAACATTAAACCCAATTGAAACTGTTCGTACAAATTATACACCAACATATAAAAGTACTGGCACTGTAGAAAGTACAACAGATTTTACAATTGCAGCAGAAAGTACCGTACACGCAGTTGTTCACGTAAAAAATACTGCGGTTAGAACACAAGTAAATCCGTGGATTGAGAGATTTTATGGTGGCGGAAGTGGTACTAGAAAATTTGAACAAGTAGGTACGGGTAGTGGTGTTATAATTTCGCCAGACGGTTATATTGTAACAAACAATCATGTAATAGACGGTGCAAGTAATTTAGAAATTACTTTAAATAATCAAAAAAAATATCCAGCAAAATTAATTGGTACAGATGCAGCTAATGATATTGCATTGTTAAAAATAGAAGCAGATATAGATTTACCTTATGTTCCTTTTGCCGATTCTGACACTATAAAAATTGGAGAATGGGTATTGGCAGTTGGTAACCCTTACAACCTTACATCTACAGTAACTGCAGGAATTGTGTCCGCAAAAGGTAGAGATTTAGAAGGAAACAGAAATATAGAATCTTTTATTCAAACAGATGCAGCCGTTAACCCTGGTAATAGTGGTGGAGCTTTGGTAAATACAAGAGGAGAATTAATTGGAATTAATACAGCAATTTCATCTAAAACAGGTTCTTTTATTGGATATTCTTTTGCGGTACCATCTAATATTGCTAAAAAAATAATTGATGATATTTTAGAATTCGGTCAAGTACAACAAGCAATTTTAGGTATTAATGTTGATGCTGAATTTAAAGAAGAAGGTGTTAGAATTGATGCTGTTTCTGATGGAAGTGGTGCTAAAAAAGCAGGTTTAAAAGAAGGCGATATTATAAAGAAAGTAAATAACGTAAAAATTTCTAAATTTTCTGAACTTAGAGGGCAGTTAACAGCAAAAAGACCAGGAGACGAAGTTATTTTAACTGTTGAAAGAGATGGAGAATTAATCAATAAGAATGTTAAACTTACTAAGAAAGATACTTTTATATCTAGCAGTATTAACATAATTCTTAAAGACATCACAAAAGCCGAAAAACGTAAGTTTAACATAGAAAATGGTGTTAAAATTGTTAGAAACGGTAATAAAAATTTAATTTATTACGGAGTAAAAGAAGGTTTCATAATTACGAAAATTAATAAAAAACCAGTAACCAATGCAGATCAAGTTTCACAATTGTTAGATTCTTCTTTAGGTAAAGGACAGCCTTTATATATAGAGGTTATAAATTTAGAAGGAGAAAAAGAAAGATATGTTTTTAGGTATTAA
- the mltG gene encoding endolytic transglycosylase MltG, whose amino-acid sequence MKKILYILLALFIVGSLFSYNYYQKIFGTAITKDYTLFIHSDDSLLDIKKELESVSKSPETFLWVAAKKSFATPKPGRYVLKEGMSNNDLVNMLRSGRQTPFKLSFNNQDTLEKFAGRIAEQVETDSISLLTAFKDKTFLKENNLNEKSVLQIFIPNTYEFYWTVSPEKFRNKMLIAYKRFWTKSREAKAAKLNLTKSEVITLASIVQKETAKKSERPIVAGLYLNRLRKGMPLQADPTIIYCVKEVKGQDYVVKRVLTVDLKINSPYNTYLNKGLPPTLIAMPDISAIDGVLNAQKHNYYYMCVNVDKLGYHAFARTLSQHNRNAAKYHQWLNKQKINR is encoded by the coding sequence TTGAAAAAAATACTATACATTTTACTAGCGCTATTTATAGTTGGTTCTTTATTTAGCTATAATTATTACCAAAAAATTTTTGGAACTGCAATTACAAAAGATTACACTTTATTTATTCATTCTGATGACAGTTTATTAGATATAAAAAAAGAATTAGAAAGTGTTTCTAAAAGTCCGGAAACATTTTTATGGGTTGCTGCTAAAAAAAGTTTTGCAACACCAAAACCAGGAAGATATGTTCTAAAAGAAGGTATGTCTAATAACGATCTTGTAAATATGTTACGAAGCGGAAGGCAAACACCATTCAAGCTTTCTTTCAATAATCAAGATACTTTAGAAAAATTTGCTGGCAGAATTGCAGAACAAGTAGAAACAGATTCTATTTCTTTATTAACTGCTTTTAAAGATAAAACCTTTTTAAAAGAAAATAATCTAAACGAAAAATCTGTACTTCAAATTTTTATACCAAATACCTATGAATTTTACTGGACAGTAAGTCCAGAGAAATTTAGAAATAAAATGTTAATAGCTTATAAACGTTTTTGGACTAAAAGTAGAGAAGCTAAAGCAGCCAAACTAAACCTTACCAAAAGCGAAGTAATTACTTTAGCATCTATTGTTCAAAAAGAAACAGCTAAAAAAAGCGAAAGACCAATTGTTGCCGGTTTGTACTTAAATCGTTTAAGAAAAGGAATGCCTTTACAAGCAGACCCAACAATAATATATTGTGTTAAAGAAGTAAAAGGACAAGATTACGTTGTCAAAAGAGTTTTAACTGTAGACTTAAAAATTAACTCGCCATATAACACCTATTTAAATAAAGGTTTGCCACCAACTTTAATTGCGATGCCAGATATTTCTGCAATTGATGGCGTTTTAAATGCACAAAAGCATAACTATTATTATATGTGTGTTAATGTAGACAAGTTAGGTTATCATGCTTTTGCTAGAACATTATCTCAGCACAATCGTAATGCGGCTAAATATCATCAGTGGTTAAATAAGCAAAAAATTAATAGATAA
- a CDS encoding DUF2279 domain-containing protein — MILKTKAFIVFFILSATTFNAQNNSFLKKPDTLNTKRRNAVIISESVLATGTLFALNELWYKDYPRTSFQFKNDNNDWKQMDKAGHLMTSYYIGKVGMEVLDWSGVSKKKQLIYGATLGFSFLTAVEILDGFSKQWGASIGDVLANAAGTGILVGQELLWQEQRITVKYSFHQTKFAKQRPNTLGENYIQQSLKDYNGQTYWLSANIWSFNKEGNFPKWLNVALGYGAEGMLYGETKTTNEIPQDPYRQFYLSLDVDLTKIETKSRFLKSVFSVVNFIKIPAPSLEINTKGKIKFHYLHF; from the coding sequence ATGATTTTAAAAACAAAAGCATTCATAGTATTCTTTATTTTATCAGCAACCACTTTTAACGCGCAAAATAATAGCTTTTTAAAAAAACCTGACACTTTAAATACGAAGAGAAGAAATGCTGTTATAATTAGTGAAAGTGTTTTGGCTACGGGCACATTGTTTGCTTTAAACGAACTTTGGTACAAAGATTATCCAAGAACAAGTTTTCAATTTAAAAATGATAATAACGACTGGAAACAAATGGATAAAGCTGGCCATTTAATGACCTCTTATTACATTGGTAAAGTTGGTATGGAAGTTTTAGATTGGTCTGGTGTTTCTAAAAAAAAACAGCTAATTTACGGCGCTACATTAGGTTTTTCTTTTTTAACAGCAGTAGAAATTTTAGATGGATTTTCTAAACAATGGGGCGCGTCAATTGGAGATGTTTTGGCTAATGCTGCCGGAACAGGAATATTAGTTGGACAAGAGCTATTGTGGCAAGAACAAAGAATTACAGTCAAATATTCTTTTCATCAAACAAAATTTGCCAAACAGAGACCTAATACACTTGGTGAAAATTATATACAACAATCTCTTAAAGACTATAACGGTCAAACCTATTGGCTTTCTGCCAATATTTGGTCTTTTAATAAAGAGGGTAATTTTCCTAAATGGTTAAATGTGGCATTGGGTTATGGTGCAGAAGGAATGCTGTACGGAGAAACAAAAACAACGAACGAAATTCCGCAAGATCCATACAGACAATTTTACTTAAGTTTAGATGTAGATTTAACTAAAATTGAAACAAAATCGAGATTTTTAAAATCTGTATTTTCTGTTGTGAATTTCATAAAGATACCAGCACCTTCATTAGAAATTAATACCAAAGGAAAGATTAAATTCCATTATCTGCATTTTTAA
- a CDS encoding DUF4294 domain-containing protein, with protein sequence MSISICSFAQKREVDSLPKNLEDYIFVKPGDSVVIQLNEIALLPKHKFTSREDIRYYLWFKKKVYKAYPFAKLASQRLDSLNNRLEKIKSKSKRKKYTRLVQKYIEGEFTDQIKKMTTTEGRILIKLIHRQTGKTAFNNIKGLRSGWKAFWYNTTANVFKLSLKTEYHPESNNEDYLIEDVLQRAFQEDKLEAQKTKLNFDYVKVIASRKGKIDVEEYKKMFSKMLKKVNKKK encoded by the coding sequence ATGTCTATCTCTATTTGCTCTTTTGCTCAGAAAAGAGAGGTAGATTCTCTACCTAAAAACTTAGAAGATTACATTTTTGTTAAACCTGGCGATTCTGTAGTAATACAGTTAAATGAAATTGCATTGTTACCAAAACATAAATTTACTTCAAGAGAAGATATTCGCTATTATTTATGGTTCAAAAAAAAAGTGTACAAAGCGTATCCGTTTGCAAAACTAGCATCTCAAAGATTAGATAGTTTAAATAACCGATTAGAAAAAATAAAATCAAAAAGTAAACGTAAAAAGTATACAAGGCTAGTTCAAAAATATATAGAAGGCGAATTTACAGATCAGATTAAAAAGATGACTACCACAGAAGGTAGAATACTTATAAAGTTAATTCATCGTCAAACCGGTAAAACAGCTTTTAATAATATCAAAGGTTTAAGAAGTGGCTGGAAAGCGTTTTGGTACAATACAACTGCAAATGTTTTTAAGTTATCTTTAAAAACAGAATACCATCCAGAATCAAATAACGAAGACTATTTAATAGAAGACGTGTTGCAAAGAGCTTTTCAAGAAGACAAATTAGAAGCTCAAAAAACAAAACTAAACTTCGATTACGTAAAAGTAATAGCATCAAGAAAAGGTAAAATTGATGTAGAAGAATATAAAAAGATGTTTTCTAAGATGCTAAAAAAGGTAAATAAGAAGAAATAA
- a CDS encoding glyceraldehyde-3-phosphate dehydrogenase — MSTKVNYNEEVLSQAQNRRATVEFINIVNDLWYDKSIELVLFRNPLVDKRASEVLNLIEYAKEFVSKPISILDALDIAKAIQQIELPSSKLDIGKLAYECYLGAKKGEDKVAFVQNKLKDATVAKDIQPKDVVLYGFGRIGRLLARELMTKMGKGSQLRLRAIVTRGEINQTVLEKRASLLSVDSVHGDFLGTVTVDAENNALIINGTTVYMISAKQPEDIDYTEFNINDALIIDNTGAFRDEAALSRHLKANGASKVLITAPAKGVPNIVHGVNHKQNSPDKVDIFSAASCTTNAITPVLRVLEDNYGIKKGHLETIHAYTNDQNLVDNMHSKYRRGRAAALNMVITETGAGAAVSKAIPALAGKLTSNAIRVPVPNGSLAILNLQLNTKVTKEGVNSLIKKYALEGELVEQIKYSIDNELVSSDIIGTTAPSIFDSKATLTDEDTIVIYVWYDNEYGYSHQVIRLAKHIAKVRRFTYY; from the coding sequence ATGTCAACAAAAGTAAATTACAACGAAGAAGTTTTATCACAAGCCCAAAATAGAAGAGCTACTGTAGAATTTATTAATATCGTAAACGATTTATGGTATGATAAATCTATAGAATTAGTTCTTTTTAGAAATCCGTTAGTAGATAAAAGAGCCAGTGAAGTTTTAAACTTAATTGAATACGCTAAAGAATTTGTTAGCAAACCAATTTCAATTTTAGATGCGTTAGATATTGCAAAAGCAATTCAGCAAATAGAATTGCCATCATCAAAATTAGATATTGGTAAATTGGCATACGAATGTTATTTAGGTGCTAAAAAAGGAGAGGACAAAGTAGCCTTTGTTCAGAATAAATTAAAAGATGCAACAGTTGCAAAAGACATTCAACCAAAAGATGTTGTTTTATATGGTTTTGGTAGAATTGGTCGTTTATTAGCTAGAGAGTTAATGACTAAAATGGGAAAAGGTTCTCAATTAAGATTAAGAGCAATTGTTACTCGTGGTGAAATTAACCAAACAGTTTTAGAAAAAAGAGCATCATTATTAAGTGTAGATTCTGTACATGGTGATTTCTTAGGAACCGTAACTGTAGATGCAGAAAATAATGCACTTATAATTAACGGTACTACAGTGTATATGATTTCTGCAAAACAACCAGAAGATATAGATTATACAGAATTTAATATTAACGATGCTTTAATTATAGATAATACAGGTGCTTTTAGAGACGAAGCAGCTTTAAGTAGACATTTAAAAGCAAATGGAGCAAGCAAAGTTTTAATTACTGCGCCAGCAAAAGGAGTTCCTAATATAGTTCATGGTGTTAATCACAAACAAAATAGTCCAGATAAAGTAGATATTTTTTCTGCTGCTTCTTGTACAACCAATGCAATTACGCCGGTTTTAAGGGTTTTAGAAGATAATTATGGTATTAAAAAAGGACATTTAGAAACAATACATGCATATACTAACGATCAAAATTTAGTAGACAACATGCATAGTAAATATAGAAGAGGAAGAGCAGCTGCCTTAAACATGGTAATTACAGAAACTGGCGCAGGTGCTGCAGTTTCTAAAGCAATACCAGCTTTAGCAGGAAAATTAACTTCAAATGCAATTAGAGTTCCGGTACCAAACGGATCTTTAGCTATCTTAAATTTACAGTTAAATACTAAAGTGACTAAAGAAGGTGTTAACTCATTAATTAAAAAGTATGCTTTAGAAGGTGAATTAGTAGAACAAATTAAATATTCTATAGACAACGAATTAGTTTCATCTGATATTATTGGTACAACTGCGCCATCAATTTTTGATAGCAAAGCAACACTTACAGACGAAGATACAATTGTAATTTACGTTTGGTACGATAATGAATACGGTTATTCACATCAAGTAATTCGTTTAGCAAAACACATTGCAAAAGTTAGAAGGTTTACATATTATTAA
- a CDS encoding GNAT family N-acetyltransferase → MKTLKGNTIYLRALEPEDLNFLYAIENNESFWEVSHTQTPFSKFILKQYLENAHLDIYEAKQLRLMIVESISDLPIGMIDLFDYNPQHKRAGIGILIHPDFQKKGYAAESLSILINYAFIHLNLHQLYANITSKNTNSLNLFTKLNFKKIGTKKDWVYSNGKFIDEILFQLIKQ, encoded by the coding sequence ATGAAGACTTTAAAAGGAAATACTATTTATTTAAGAGCTTTAGAACCAGAAGATTTAAACTTTTTATATGCTATAGAAAACAATGAATCTTTTTGGGAAGTTAGCCACACTCAAACTCCGTTCTCAAAATTCATTCTAAAACAATACTTAGAAAACGCGCATTTAGATATTTACGAGGCAAAACAATTACGTTTAATGATTGTTGAATCTATTAGTGATTTACCAATTGGTATGATTGATTTATTTGATTATAATCCACAACATAAAAGAGCGGGAATAGGAATTTTAATACACCCTGATTTTCAAAAAAAAGGATATGCTGCCGAAAGTTTATCAATTTTGATTAACTATGCTTTTATCCACCTTAATCTGCATCAACTGTATGCGAATATAACTTCTAAAAACACCAATAGTCTTAATTTATTTACCAAATTGAATTTTAAGAAAATTGGTACTAAAAAAGACTGGGTTTATTCTAACGGGAAATTTATTGACGAAATTTTATTTCAATTGATAAAACAGTAA
- the ligA gene encoding NAD-dependent DNA ligase LigA → MTVQQKIENLREELNNHNYNYYVLDNATISDFDFDIKLKELEKLEKENPIFFDANSPTQRVGGTVTKNFKTVVHKNRMYSLDNSYSKEDLLDWEKRVEKVLGSSDLEFTCELKFDGASINLTYENGKFIKAVTRGDGFQGDEVTNNVKTIRSLPLSIKKDFISDFEMRGEIILPLDGFNKMNAERLENGEEEYRNPRNTASGSLKLQDSTEVAKRPLDCLLYQVVTSERKYKTHYESLENARKVGFKVPNTIKLAKSIDEVFEFVNFWDAKRHELPYETDGIVIKVNNLQQQEELGYTAKAPRWAIAYKFKAEQVSTILEEITYQVGRTGAITPVANLQPVQLAGTTVKRASLHNADQIEKLDIRVHDTVFVEKGGEIIPKIIAVDFTKRSENSQPTQYATHCPECNTKLVRTEGDAKHYCPNQFGCAPQITGRIQHFISRKAMDIDGLGGETVDLLRKEGLIQNYADLYDLKVDQVIPLERMAEKSANNMIDGIEKSKQIPFEKVLFALGIRFVGETVAKKLAKHFKSIDNLMAASLEELINVDEIGDRIAQSILDFSSDLGNIQLIDRLKSHGLQLEVSAESLENQTEILKDQVFVVSGVFHQMSRNELKKAIEDNGGKVSSSISKKTTFVVAGDNMGPSKLTKAQDLGISIISEQEFIDKIS, encoded by the coding sequence ATGACTGTTCAGCAAAAAATAGAAAACCTTAGAGAAGAATTAAATAATCATAATTATAATTATTATGTATTAGATAATGCTACAATTTCAGACTTCGATTTCGATATTAAATTAAAAGAGTTAGAAAAGTTAGAGAAAGAAAATCCTATTTTTTTTGATGCAAACTCGCCAACACAAAGAGTAGGTGGTACGGTTACTAAAAATTTTAAGACAGTTGTTCATAAAAACAGAATGTATTCTTTAGACAATTCGTATTCTAAAGAAGATTTATTAGATTGGGAAAAGCGTGTAGAAAAAGTTTTAGGAAGTTCTGATTTAGAATTTACTTGCGAACTTAAATTTGATGGAGCATCGATAAATTTAACTTACGAAAATGGTAAATTTATAAAAGCTGTAACGCGTGGTGATGGTTTTCAAGGAGATGAAGTAACTAATAATGTTAAAACAATTAGATCTCTACCGTTGTCAATAAAAAAAGATTTTATTTCTGATTTCGAAATGCGTGGTGAAATTATTCTTCCATTAGACGGATTCAATAAAATGAATGCAGAACGATTAGAAAATGGCGAAGAAGAATATAGAAATCCTAGAAATACAGCAAGCGGAAGTTTAAAATTACAAGACAGTACAGAAGTAGCAAAAAGGCCGCTAGATTGTTTGCTATATCAAGTTGTTACATCAGAAAGAAAATATAAAACCCATTACGAGAGTTTAGAAAATGCAAGAAAGGTTGGTTTTAAAGTTCCAAATACAATAAAGTTAGCAAAATCTATTGATGAAGTTTTCGAGTTTGTAAATTTTTGGGATGCCAAACGTCATGAATTACCTTACGAAACAGACGGAATTGTAATAAAAGTGAATAATCTTCAACAACAAGAAGAGTTAGGCTATACAGCAAAAGCACCACGTTGGGCAATTGCATATAAATTTAAAGCCGAACAAGTATCTACAATCTTAGAAGAAATTACATATCAAGTTGGTAGAACAGGTGCAATTACACCAGTAGCCAATTTACAACCAGTGCAACTTGCGGGCACAACAGTAAAAAGAGCATCTTTACACAATGCAGATCAAATAGAAAAATTAGATATTCGAGTTCATGATACTGTTTTTGTTGAAAAAGGCGGAGAGATCATTCCAAAAATAATTGCGGTAGATTTTACCAAACGTTCAGAAAATTCACAGCCAACTCAATATGCAACACATTGCCCAGAATGCAATACCAAATTAGTAAGAACAGAAGGAGACGCTAAACATTATTGCCCAAATCAATTTGGTTGTGCACCACAAATAACGGGTAGAATTCAGCATTTTATTTCTAGAAAAGCCATGGATATTGATGGTTTAGGCGGCGAAACTGTAGATTTACTTCGAAAAGAAGGTTTAATTCAAAATTATGCAGACTTGTATGATTTAAAAGTAGACCAAGTAATTCCATTAGAAAGAATGGCAGAAAAATCTGCTAATAATATGATAGACGGTATTGAGAAATCAAAACAAATTCCGTTCGAAAAAGTTTTATTTGCCTTAGGTATTCGATTTGTAGGAGAAACTGTAGCAAAAAAGCTAGCAAAACATTTTAAATCTATAGATAACTTAATGGCTGCATCTTTAGAAGAATTAATAAATGTAGATGAAATAGGAGATAGGATTGCACAAAGTATTTTAGATTTTTCATCAGATTTAGGTAATATTCAATTAATAGATAGATTAAAATCTCACGGATTACAATTAGAAGTATCGGCAGAGAGTTTAGAAAATCAAACAGAAATTTTAAAAGATCAAGTTTTTGTGGTTTCTGGCGTATTTCATCAAATGTCTAGAAACGAACTTAAAAAAGCAATTGAAGATAACGGAGGTAAGGTAAGTTCTTCCATATCAAAAAAAACAACTTTTGTTGTTGCTGGTGATAATATGGGACCAAGTAAATTAACAAAAGCACAAGATTTAGGAATTTCTATTATTTCAGAACAAGAATTTATAGATAAAATAAGTTAA